One window of the bacterium genome contains the following:
- a CDS encoding DUF2723 domain-containing protein, with protein sequence MGKKKKKDKKVKLPVQAKKNTFLNFIKPEAEVIRPQVFTTYDYLVGIGVFFFAFFVYLHTLTPTIDLHDSGDMIGASFVLGIPHPPGYPLYCLLGKLFSLIPLGNIAYRYNLFSATSASLAVMMVYFITLKVGSRKWEVENKKNELISHLLSLIPAVIAALMLCFARVFWQQAVIAEKYTLNALFATVLIFILLKWQEVMSEDKGQKSEDRSQKGQINQKSKIKNQKSYLYLFSFILGLSFTHHLQTIFLVPAAIFLIIIIWRPNPKLLSLNSLLKMAILFFLPIIILYAYLPIRASAHPIINWGCPDNLERFLDHITAKEYGTYFATSLPALLKRIFVQHPVFFIQQFTPYLIWLGFIGLFFLYKQRLTIFIFLTLIILADILHSSRYGIHNIEDYYIPAYIIFSIFIGYGVTILIESLSKKLRQRILALLPYIFLLVPVISWACNHYYGNHSKNYYSYDYGMNILFPLEEKSILYIKGDTFAFPLWYLHYVENIRKDITLIDQHSLYLDWYANQIKKELNFEFKPQNRVKRLTTEASQIIKTRFDAIFEKNQHRAIYLPYDEDIARDYTLVPTSICHRVFKKGTPLKEQLSAIDEDLRFRYRGILDKKIYKEERVESNISNYATAYNNRGGFFKDMGKYPQAIAEYQKALLADPKRLMSYYNLGMVYNDLGKSQNAISQFNKIIAIDKRDAKGYYGLGLVYQKLGKVDEAISEYKKAVELDPERDFILVNLGSAYISKGMHNEAVACFQKAIVLSPQNIAAIYNLGVAYSQSGNRLEAISAFQKVLSIDPTYQPARSSLMALQ encoded by the coding sequence GTGATATGATTGGGGCATCTTTTGTTCTTGGTATTCCACATCCACCTGGTTATCCTTTATATTGTTTGTTAGGTAAGCTTTTCAGCCTTATTCCGTTGGGAAACATTGCCTATCGCTATAATCTCTTCTCGGCAACATCAGCCAGTTTAGCGGTGATGATGGTCTATTTTATTACTTTAAAAGTAGGAAGTAGGAAATGGGAAGTAGAAAATAAAAAGAATGAACTTATTTCTCATCTCTTATCTCTCATCCCGGCGGTGATAGCGGCATTAATGCTATGTTTTGCTCGGGTTTTCTGGCAGCAGGCAGTCATTGCTGAGAAATACACCTTAAATGCCCTGTTTGCTACAGTATTAATCTTTATCTTACTAAAGTGGCAAGAGGTAATGTCAGAGGACAAAGGACAGAAGTCAGAAGACAGAAGTCAGAAAGGACAAATAAATCAAAAATCAAAAATCAAAAATCAAAAATCCTACCTCTACCTATTCTCTTTCATTCTTGGTCTATCTTTCACCCACCATCTCCAAACGATATTTTTAGTTCCTGCGGCGATATTTCTTATTATCATAATTTGGCGTCCAAACCCTAAACTCTTAAGCCTTAACTCTCTGCTTAAAATGGCTATTTTGTTTTTCCTGCCAATTATTATTTTATATGCCTATCTGCCTATTCGAGCCTCTGCTCATCCAATTATCAACTGGGGATGTCCGGATAATCTTGAAAGATTCCTGGACCACATCACAGCTAAGGAATATGGCACTTATTTCGCTACCTCACTTCCAGCCTTGCTCAAACGGATATTTGTCCAACATCCTGTATTTTTCATCCAGCAGTTTACTCCATATCTTATCTGGCTCGGATTTATCGGATTGTTTTTCTTATATAAACAAAGGCTAACAATCTTCATTTTCTTAACCTTAATCATCCTCGCCGATATTCTTCATTCCAGCCGATATGGTATTCACAACATAGAAGATTATTATATCCCGGCTTATATTATTTTTAGTATATTTATTGGGTATGGGGTGACGATACTAATAGAATCTCTGAGTAAAAAGTTAAGACAAAGGATTTTAGCTCTATTACCTTACATTTTTCTTCTTGTTCCAGTCATTTCATGGGCTTGTAATCATTATTATGGCAACCACTCCAAAAATTATTATTCTTATGATTATGGAATGAATATTTTATTTCCTTTAGAAGAAAAATCAATCCTTTACATCAAAGGCGATACCTTTGCCTTTCCCTTATGGTATCTTCATTATGTCGAAAATATCCGCAAAGATATTACACTTATTGACCAGCACTCGCTATACCTTGACTGGTATGCTAATCAGATTAAGAAAGAATTAAATTTTGAATTTAAGCCGCAGAACAGAGTTAAGAGATTAACCACGGAGGCATCTCAAATTATCAAGACACGGTTTGATGCTATTTTCGAGAAGAACCAACATCGAGCTATTTATTTACCTTATGATGAGGACATTGCCAGGGATTACACCCTGGTTCCAACCAGTATCTGTCATCGAGTCTTTAAAAAGGGGACACCTCTAAAAGAACAGTTAAGTGCAATTGATGAGGATTTACGATTCAGGTATCGAGGCATACTTGACAAAAAGATATATAAAGAAGAGCGAGTAGAAAGTAATATCTCTAACTATGCAACCGCATATAACAATCGTGGCGGGTTTTTCAAGGATATGGGTAAATATCCACAAGCCATCGCTGAATATCAAAAAGCCCTTCTTGCCGACCCAAAACGATTGATGAGTTATTATAATTTGGGTATGGTTTATAATGATTTGGGCAAGTCGCAGAATGCTATTTCACAATTTAATAAGATAATTGCGATTGATAAAAGAGATGCTAAAGGTTATTATGGATTAGGGCTTGTCTATCAAAAGCTCGGCAAGGTTGATGAGGCAATTTCAGAATATAAAAAAGCGGTTGAGTTAGACCCAGAGCGTGATTTTATCCTTGTAAATCTTGGCAGTGCCTATATCTCTAAAGGAATGCACAATGAGGCGGTGGCTTGTTTTCAAAAGGCAATTGTCTTATCCCCACAAAATATTGCCGCCATTTATAATCTGGGTGTGGCTTATTCACAATCAGGAAATAGACTTGAGGCAATTTCTGCCTTTCAAAAGGTGCTTTCCATAGACCCGACTTATCAACCCGCAAGAAGTAGTTTAATGGCACTTCAGTAA